Proteins from a single region of Thamnophis elegans isolate rThaEle1 chromosome 17, rThaEle1.pri, whole genome shotgun sequence:
- the RAB13 gene encoding ras-related protein Rab-13 translates to MAKSYDHLFKLLLIGDSGVGKTCLIIRFSEDSFSGTYISTIGIDFKIRTVEVEGKRIKLQVWDTAGQERFKTITTAYYRGAMGIILVYDITDDKSFENIQNWMKSIKENASAGVERLLLGNKCDMEMKRKVSRDQAEKLCREHGIRFFETSAKSSLNVEEAFNTLARDILLKSVKKSAQLPKRPLELKATPKPSSKCSLL, encoded by the exons atggCCAAATCTTACGACCACCTTTTCAAACTCCTCCTGATCGGGGACAGCGGGGTGGGCAAGACCTGCCTGATCATCCGCTTCTCCGAGGACAGCTTCAGCGGCACCTACATCAGCACCATCG GCATCGATTTCAAAATCCGGACGGTGGAAGTAGAGGGTAAAAGGATTAAATTGCAAGTTTG GGACACGGCGGGGCAGGAAAGGTTCAAGACCATCACCACCGCCTACTACCGAGGAGCCATG GGAATTATCCTGGTCTACGACATCACGGATGACAAATCCTTCGAGAACATTCAAAACTGGATGAAGAGCATCAAGGAG aatgcctcagctgGCGTGGAGCGCCTCCTGCTGGGGAACAAGTGTGACATGGAGATGAAGCGCAAAGTCTCCAGGGACCAAGCCGAGAAG CTGTGCAGGGAGCACGGGATCAGGTTCTTCGAGACCAGCGCTAAGTCCAGCTTGAACGTGGAGGAG GCCTTCAATACTTTGGCTCGCGACATTCTGCTCAAATCGGTCAAGAAATCG gCTCAGCTCCCCAAGAGACCCCTGGAACTCAAAGCCACACCAAAACCCAGCTCCAAGTGCTCTTTGCTGTAA
- the JTB gene encoding protein JTB — translation MGPRWRLALGALLGLVVAPSRSAEGLAENDAKAPASLTGTTPCWRREDFVVTTECSPCTSFQIKTMSECGVTGFVEQINCGVSKKGEFKSCRSLEMETRAFWRFEGAMLGAAGVFALLVVFRQRVLDGKALEKVRKQIESI, via the exons ATGGGGCCCAGGTGGCGCCTGGCGCTGGGGGCGCTTTTGGGGTTGGTGGTCGCCCCTTCGCG GTCAGCCGAGGGACTCGCCGAGAACGATGCCAAAGCACCCG CGAGCCTGACGGGCACTACTCCGTGTTGGCGGAGGGAGGATTTCGTGGTTACGACGGAGTGCTCCCCTTGCACGAGTTTCCAGATT AAAACCATGTCGGAATGCGGCGTCACAGGTTTTGTTGAGCAAATCAACTGCGGGGTCTCCAAGAAGGGCGAATTCAAGAG TTGCCGCTCTTTGGAAATGGAGACCCGGGCTTTCTGGAGGTTTGAAGGTGCCATGCTGGGAGCCGCCGGCGTCTTTGCCCTTCTGGTGGTCTTCCGCCAGCGGGTGCTCGACGGAAAAGCCTTGGAGAAAGTGAGGAAGCAGATCGAATCGATTTAG
- the RPS27 gene encoding 40S ribosomal protein S27, with protein MPLAKDLLHPSPEEEKRKHKKKRLVQSPNSYFMDVKCPGCYKITTVFSHAQTVVLCVGCSTVLCQPTGGKARLTEGCSFRRKQH; from the exons ATGCCG cTCGCGAAGGACCTCCTGCATCCCTCCCCCGAGGAGGAGAAGCGGAAGCACAAGAAGAAGCGCCTGGTGCAGAGCCCCAACTCCTACTTCATGGACGTCAAGTGCCCGG GTTGCTACAAAATCACCACGGTTTTCAGTCACGCCCAGACGGTTGTGTTGTGCGTCGGCTGCTCGACTGTGCTGTGCCAGCCCACTGGTGGAAAGGCGAGGTTGACAGAAG GATGTTCTTTCCGGCGAAAGCAACATTAA